In the Dehalococcoidia bacterium genome, one interval contains:
- a CDS encoding sigma factor, whose translation MTTDREWLAERFEADRSRLRAVAYRLLGSSSESEDAVQEAWLRLSRSDPGAIENLSGWLTTVVARVCLAMLRSRRSRREERLAVAGESIPDATFDPEREAVLADSVGLAMLAVLQRLPPAERVAF comes from the coding sequence GTGACGACGGACCGCGAGTGGCTGGCGGAGCGCTTCGAGGCCGACAGGTCGCGATTGCGGGCGGTGGCGTACCGTCTGCTCGGCTCCAGTTCTGAGTCGGAGGATGCGGTGCAGGAGGCCTGGCTGCGCCTGAGCCGGTCCGACCCGGGAGCGATCGAGAACCTCAGTGGCTGGCTGACCACGGTCGTCGCGCGCGTGTGCCTCGCTATGCTGCGCTCCAGGCGGTCGCGCCGGGAAGAGCGGCTGGCGGTGGCAGGAGAGTCGATACCGGACGCCACCTTCGATCCAGAGCGTGAGGCCGTACTGGCGGACTCGGTCGGCCTGGCGATGCTCGCGGTGCTTCAACGCCTGCCGCCGGCTGAGCGCGTAGCGTTC